From the genome of Bradyrhizobium sp. ORS 278:
CTGGAAGAGCTGATGCGGGTCGCGGCGCCGCCGGAGAGCACGCCATGGGTGATGTAGGCGTAGACGTCCTTGGCGCCGTATTTCAGCAGCGCATCGGCGGCGTTGACCAGCGTGCCGCCGGAATCGACGATGTCGTCGATCAGGATGCAGGTACGGCCCGAGACGTCGCCGATCACATTCATGACCTCGGATTCGCCGGGACGCTCGCGGCGCTTGTCGACGATGGCCAGCGGCGCGTTGATGCGCTTGGCGAGGCCGCGGGCGCGCGCCACGCCGCCGACGTCGGGCGAGACCACCATGACGCTGGAGAGGTCGAAACGATCCTTGATGTCGCGCACCATCAGCGGCGCGGCAAACAGGTTGTCGGTCGGGATGTCGAAGAATCCCTGGATCTGGCCGGCATGCAGGTCGAGCGTCATGACGCGGTCGACGCCGGCATGGGTGATCAGGTTGGCGACCAGCTTGGCCGAGATCGGCGTGCGCGAGCCGGACTTGCGGTCCTGCCGGGCGTAACCGAAATAGGGAACCACGGCCGTGATGCGGCGCGCGGAGGCGCGGCGCAACGCATCGGTGATGATCAGGAGCTCCATCAGGAGGTCGTTCGCCGGATAGGACGTCGACTGGATGATGAAGACGTCGGAGCCGCGCACGTTCTCCTGGATCTCGACGAAGATCTCCATGTCCGCGAAGCGCCGAACCACGGCCTTCGTCAGCGCCAATCCCAATTCGCTGGCGATCGCGGCGGCGAGCGGCGGGTTGGAGTTGCCGGCGACGAGCTTGATGGAGCCGTTCTTGGCCGACATCGCGATTTCTCCTCGCGGTTCGCTGGAGACCTTGTTGAGCATATCGGGCAATCCGTGGAACCGGCGGTTTTCTACGGGCGAGGTGATATCAAGGACACTGCGCGCATGGCAACCCGCCGCAGGTGTTTTCCAGGTCAAAAAACGGCGCAAAATGCGCCTGTTTGCCTAATGGTCGGTGTAGCCGAGGGCGGCGACGCTGCTGCCGTCCGACATGGCAGATACGGAGCCTTGCGATGCAGGCTCGGCGGCGGCGACGGCAGGTCCGCGGGTGGCCGGAGCCGCCGGCGCGTTCCCGGCCGGCGCCGTGCCGTTCAGCATGCTGGCGAGCCCGCTGAAGCCGGCCTGCGCGATTTTCCGAAGCACCATGTCGTCGACCGAGGCCCAGGGATCGCGACCGCCATCGCGACCGCCACCGCGGCCGATCGGCTCCTCGCCGGACAGGCGCAGCGCGCGCTGCTGATTGCGGTCGTAGATGTCGAACACCCAGGCGACCACGCTCTTGCCGTTCACGACCTGCGCCGAGAGATAGGTGCGGACGCGATAGGCCGCGGGTGCCTCGCGCGATACGATGGCGAGGCT
Proteins encoded in this window:
- a CDS encoding ribose-phosphate pyrophosphokinase, which encodes MSAKNGSIKLVAGNSNPPLAAAIASELGLALTKAVVRRFADMEIFVEIQENVRGSDVFIIQSTSYPANDLLMELLIITDALRRASARRITAVVPYFGYARQDRKSGSRTPISAKLVANLITHAGVDRVMTLDLHAGQIQGFFDIPTDNLFAAPLMVRDIKDRFDLSSVMVVSPDVGGVARARGLAKRINAPLAIVDKRRERPGESEVMNVIGDVSGRTCILIDDIVDSGGTLVNAADALLKYGAKDVYAYITHGVLSGGAATRISSSRLKELVITDSILPTEAVRGAPNVRALPIAPLIAEAIGRTAAEESVSSLFD